A genomic window from Pecten maximus chromosome 6, xPecMax1.1, whole genome shotgun sequence includes:
- the LOC117329838 gene encoding cell wall protein DAN4-like yields the protein MCHMTQYCEDGVCYCNQGYQQSQQGPCTLIPTTTKTRTTSTTARSTTAEPTTTSDITQTTTAEATTTSDITQTTTTEATTTSDITQTTTAEGTTTSDITQTTTAEATTTSDITQTTTAEGTTTSDITQTTTAELTTTSDITQTTTAELTTTSDITQTTTAELTTTSDITQTTTAELTTTSDITQTTTAESSTTSDITQTTTPQATTTSDITHITTSDATTSNITQMTTTTTTTTTTEDSSTTDNSETTSIAVTPNSANPVCSCLCSVDNTTRTLTLFMQEVVAELKLNFTTLSSFRRKLTCASDNRISAQTVGSLGAFLLALPFTCMLILDIQSSLRFFYERHTRNRTVKVIS from the coding sequence TAATCCCAACTACAACGAAAACCCGAACTACTTCTACAACAGCTCGATCTACAACAGCCGAGCCGACAACTACTTCTGACATCACTCAAACTACAACGGCCGAGGCCACAACTACTTCTGACATCACTCAAACTACAACGACCGAGGCCACAACTACTTCTGACATCACTCAAACTACAACGGCCGAGGGGACAACTACTTCTGATATCACACAAACTACAACGGCCGAGGCCACAACTACTTCTGACATCACTCAAACTACAACGGCCGAGGGGACAACTACTTCTGATATCACACAAACTACAACGGCCGAGTTGACAACTACTTCTGACATCACTCAAACTACAACGGCCGAGTTGACAACTACTTCTGATATCACACAAACTACAACGGCCGAGTTGACAACTACTTCTGATATCACACAAACTACAACGGCCGAGTTGACAACTACTTCTGATATCACACAAACTACAACGGCCGAGTCGTCAACTACTTCTGACAtcacacaaactacaacaccGCAGGCGACTACTACTTCTGATATCACTCACATTACCACCTCCGATGCAACTACATCTAACATTACTCAgatgacaacaacaacaacaacaacaacaacaacagaagATTCATCTACAACTGACAATTCCGAAACAACATCCATTGCCGTTACTCCGAATTCTGCTAATCCAGTGTGTAGTTGTTTGTGCAGTGTAGATAATACAACACGAACACTGACTCTATTTATGCAGGAAGTTGTTGCAGAGCTGAAGTTGAATTTTACGACATTGTCCTCATTTCGCCGTAAACTGACCTGTGCCTCGGACAATAGGATATCAGCTCAGACAGTTGGGTCATTAGGAGCTTTCCTGCTAGCCTTACCATTTACATGCATGTTGATATTAGACATTCAATCGTCGCTTCGGTTTTTCTATGAAAGACATACCAGAAATAGAACCGTGAAAGTTATTTCATGA